From a single Methanosphaera sp. genomic region:
- a CDS encoding methanogenesis marker 7 protein — protein MYATMTYTGGVHKHYEMEELIEDLGGFILQKNQAQVDISITIAVPEEDVDKIQQKAKELLGDVEISPLASTEIAVVSPTLAHQHLPHAACDIAEYLRRYGTKTNMIGLARGAGKGISQISKKEKDLIEEHDLAVFSLGSFEDCIRKKKFLFEDIDIPVIVTGSPELTAEELNTNAYVTGFGRIPRRLKRGENIRALRKLASTAEDLIKDQRKSIEEDPLIISPVIVKIILEREIPEIADSISPMPIVSQLDGLRIKLPYDEYHEKIADVEVEGYRLGDISEIKRSKMYNNILLKILPESSII, from the coding sequence ATGTATGCAACAATGACTTATACAGGCGGAGTTCATAAACATTATGAAATGGAAGAGTTAATTGAAGATTTAGGTGGCTTTATTCTTCAGAAAAACCAAGCACAAGTAGATATTAGTATTACTATTGCTGTACCTGAAGAAGATGTAGATAAAATTCAACAAAAAGCTAAAGAATTACTAGGTGATGTTGAAATTTCACCTCTTGCAAGTACTGAAATTGCAGTTGTTTCACCAACACTTGCACATCAACACCTTCCTCATGCAGCATGTGATATTGCAGAATATCTAAGACGTTATGGTACAAAAACAAATATGATTGGTCTTGCTCGTGGTGCAGGTAAAGGTATTTCACAGATAAGTAAAAAAGAAAAAGATCTTATTGAAGAACATGACCTTGCTGTATTTTCACTTGGAAGTTTTGAAGATTGTATTCGTAAGAAAAAATTCTTATTTGAAGATATTGATATTCCTGTTATTGTAACTGGTAGTCCTGAGCTTACAGCTGAAGAACTTAATACTAATGCTTATGTTACAGGATTTGGAAGAATTCCTCGTCGTCTTAAACGTGGAGAAAATATTAGAGCATTAAGAAAACTTGCATCTACTGCTGAAGATTTAATTAAAGATCAGAGAAAATCAATAGAGGAAGATCCACTTATAATATCTCCTGTTATTGTTAAAATTATTCTTGAACGTGAAATTCCTGAAATTGCAGATAGCATATCTCCTATGCCTATTGTAAGTCAGCTTGATGGTCTTAGAATTAAGCTTCCATACGATGAATATCATGAAAAAATTGCTGATGTTGAAGTTGAAGGATATCGTCTTGGTGATATATCAGAAATTAAAAGATCTAAGATGTATAATAATATACTTCTTAAGATTCTCCCTGAAAGTTCAATAATATAA
- a CDS encoding TIGR00269 family protein has protein sequence MMKIEKSEFNSYVKENVFTTLSDYNLIEENDKIMIGVSGGKDSILTLHMLYEYQQYVDFDFSLEAVCIDEGISGYRSDGIKSAHDNCRKLKIPLYVHSFKDQWNYSLDEISGIYKSSCMPCGIYRRYLLNKISDDHNCDKIATGHNMDDEIQSFLMSFCRNDQNKFPKFGPRLARIHESMTPRIKPLWQLPEKDVGIWCVINDIEIHDMECPYSTTSQRSDVKLLLNMLEEENNGIKKRIFESFKKTFNIKQDPSGVNLQRCELCNQPTAQSPCNACKITGEISRIKNSMKDE, from the coding sequence ATTATGAAGATTGAAAAAAGTGAATTTAATAGTTATGTTAAGGAAAATGTTTTCACAACACTTAGTGATTATAATCTAATTGAGGAAAATGATAAGATTATGATAGGTGTATCTGGTGGAAAAGATAGTATTCTTACACTACACATGTTATATGAATATCAGCAGTATGTAGATTTTGACTTTTCTCTTGAAGCTGTATGTATTGATGAGGGTATTAGTGGATATCGTAGTGATGGAATAAAGTCTGCACATGATAATTGTCGTAAACTTAAAATACCACTTTATGTTCATTCATTTAAGGATCAGTGGAACTATTCTCTTGATGAAATTAGTGGAATTTATAAAAGTAGCTGTATGCCCTGTGGAATTTATAGACGTTATCTTCTAAATAAGATTTCAGATGACCATAACTGTGATAAGATTGCAACAGGACATAATATGGACGATGAAATTCAGTCATTTCTTATGAGTTTTTGTCGTAATGATCAAAATAAGTTTCCAAAGTTTGGTCCACGTCTTGCAAGAATACATGAAAGTATGACGCCAAGAATTAAGCCTCTCTGGCAGCTTCCTGAAAAAGATGTTGGTATTTGGTGTGTTATTAATGATATTGAAATTCATGACATGGAATGTCCATATTCAACTACATCACAAAGATCTGATGTAAAACTTCTTCTTAACATGCTTGAAGAAGAAAATAATGGTATTAAAAAGCGTATATTTGAATCATTTAAAAAAACATTTAATATAAAACAAGATCCATCAGGTGTTAATCTTCAAAGGTGTGAACTTTGCAATCAGCCTACAGCTCAAAGTCCATGTAATGCATGTAAGATAACAGGTGAAATAAGTAGGATAAAAAATAGTATGAAAGATGAGTAA
- a CDS encoding Mrp/NBP35 family ATP-binding protein — MAHEHGANLSEEDKKAIMEQNINITRSLSNIKYKIAVMSGKGGVGKSTVAVNLAEAFNAMGFKTALFDVDIHGPNVPKMLGVEDKKLDVKGNKLIPVTTDNGIDVASMAFLIDSNASPIIWRGPQKTGAIKQLISDVAWSNIDVMIFDNPPGTGDEPLTVLQMIPNLDAAVMVTTPSSVSEEDVLKCVSMTRMMHVENIGLVENMAYFECPDCGKKVNLFGEQKGAKFAEAMDLDFLGELPFRSAVSEAADIDETPIVKSDPECEAAQEFMKIAQEIKEKYMDE; from the coding sequence ATGGCACATGAACATGGAGCTAATTTATCTGAAGAAGATAAAAAAGCTATTATGGAACAAAATATCAATATTACTCGTAGCTTATCTAATATTAAATATAAGATTGCTGTTATGAGTGGTAAAGGTGGAGTAGGAAAATCAACAGTTGCTGTTAACTTAGCTGAAGCATTTAATGCTATGGGATTTAAAACTGCACTATTTGATGTAGATATTCACGGACCTAATGTTCCTAAAATGTTAGGAGTTGAAGATAAAAAATTAGATGTTAAAGGTAATAAACTCATCCCTGTTACAACAGACAATGGTATAGATGTTGCTTCAATGGCATTTTTAATTGATAGTAATGCATCACCTATCATATGGAGAGGACCTCAAAAAACAGGAGCTATTAAACAGTTAATTTCAGATGTTGCATGGAGTAACATTGATGTTATGATCTTTGATAACCCACCTGGAACTGGTGATGAACCTTTAACAGTTCTTCAGATGATTCCAAATCTTGATGCTGCAGTTATGGTTACAACACCAAGTTCTGTATCTGAAGAAGATGTTCTTAAATGTGTATCAATGACAAGAATGATGCATGTTGAAAATATTGGTCTTGTTGAAAATATGGCATACTTTGAATGTCCTGATTGTGGTAAAAAAGTTAACTTATTTGGTGAACAAAAAGGTGCAAAATTTGCAGAAGCAATGGATTTAGACTTCCTTGGAGAACTTCCATTTAGAAGTGCTGTATCTGAAGCTGCAGATATTGATGAAACACCTATTGTTAAATCAGACCCTGAATGTGAAGCTGCACAGGAATTTATGAAAATTGCACAAGAAATTAAAGAAAAATACATGGATGAATAG
- a CDS encoding DUF1922 domain-containing protein, producing the protein MSYLIYRCNCGRVLYSKDTTKTKKCTCGKTLDVKKRRILKIADTAQLATEAVQDMQEEIYGGVCFKTADEL; encoded by the coding sequence ATGTCATATCTAATATATAGATGTAATTGTGGACGAGTATTATATTCAAAAGATACAACAAAAACAAAAAAATGTACATGTGGAAAGACACTTGATGTTAAAAAAAGACGAATACTAAAAATTGCAGACACAGCACAACTTGCAACAGAAGCAGTACAAGATATGCAAGAGGAAATATATGGTGGTGTCTGTTTTAAAACAGCAGATGAGCTATAA
- a CDS encoding DegT/DnrJ/EryC1/StrS family aminotransferase, with protein MINIAKPIITDEEIEAVTEVLKSGMLAQGKKVEQFQKEFAQYTQSKYGVATSSGTTALHTALVAADIGPGDEVITTPFTFAATANSVLYSGAKPVFADIDPKTFNLDAASVEEKITDKTKAILPVHLYGQPADMDAICEVAQKHDLKIIEDAAQAHGAVYKGKKIGSIGDLGCFSFYPTKNITTGEGGMVTTNNEELAEKAGMVRAHGESQRYEHEILGYNYRMTDIAASIGLTQLKHIDEFNAKRNENAEYLTQHLQEIDGVTPPYVADDVTHVFHQYTIRVAKRDEFKDFLNENGIGTGVHYPIVLYKQPYYQAQNITGNCPEAESAASEVLSIPVHPSLTQDDLDTIIDVIKQASDKIL; from the coding sequence ATGATAAATATCGCAAAACCAATAATAACAGATGAGGAAATAGAAGCAGTTACTGAAGTATTAAAATCTGGAATGCTTGCACAAGGAAAAAAAGTTGAACAATTCCAGAAAGAATTTGCACAATATACACAATCAAAATATGGTGTAGCAACAAGTTCAGGAACTACTGCACTCCACACAGCATTAGTTGCTGCAGATATTGGTCCTGGTGATGAGGTAATAACAACACCATTTACATTTGCAGCTACTGCAAATTCAGTATTATATTCAGGAGCAAAACCAGTATTTGCTGATATTGATCCTAAAACATTTAACTTAGATGCAGCATCAGTTGAAGAAAAAATTACAGATAAAACAAAAGCAATACTACCTGTACATCTTTATGGTCAACCTGCTGATATGGATGCAATTTGTGAAGTTGCACAAAAACATGATCTTAAAATTATAGAAGATGCTGCACAAGCACATGGTGCTGTATATAAAGGTAAAAAAATTGGAAGTATTGGAGATCTTGGATGTTTCAGTTTCTATCCTACTAAAAACATAACCACTGGTGAAGGTGGAATGGTTACAACAAACAATGAAGAACTTGCAGAAAAAGCAGGTATGGTACGTGCACATGGTGAAAGTCAAAGATATGAACATGAAATTCTTGGATATAACTATCGTATGACTGATATTGCAGCAAGTATTGGTCTTACACAACTTAAACATATCGATGAATTTAATGCAAAAAGAAATGAAAATGCAGAATACCTAACACAACATCTCCAAGAAATTGATGGTGTAACACCTCCATATGTTGCAGATGATGTAACACACGTATTCCACCAGTACACAATTCGTGTTGCAAAAAGAGATGAATTTAAAGACTTCCTAAATGAAAATGGAATTGGAACAGGAGTACATTATCCTATTGTATTATACAAACAACCATACTACCAAGCACAAAATATTACAGGAAACTGTCCTGAAGCTGAAAGTGCTGCTAGTGAAGTATTATCAATACCTGTACATCCATCATTAACACAGGATGATCTTGATACAATTATTGATGTAATTAAACAAGCATCAGATAAAATATTATAA
- a CDS encoding TraB/GumN family protein, translating into MTDENINNEDVKSQMIFNKPPIIHFQKPQPDIQESEITAEQLEQQPDEIIPISEPSLEIIPTAHISDESVKSVREIIHEKRPEIVAIELDFARYRSLMDQKNGVQREAEFNLKETLKSSNLIVTIVTALLSHMQAKMGEEVGVKPGSEMMEAIEIAKEVNADVALIDRGLQTTLKRTINAMTFREKISFGWEILKSLFIMDDADEEEFREEIEELKQDDMIQEAMGYFKEATPGGYNALVHERDAYMAYYLKSLEDKNVVAVVGAGHKSGIKEYLENPETIPPIAEIDHVKESKYSITQIILALIPIIFVLLFIGAYINGVNIQGGIINYLIFAGGGAFLGSILSGSKIQSALVGLIAAPITVLHPLLAAGWFSGIAEGKLRHVSMHDLTAFPSCESFKELWQNKLFRVIIVVLGTNIGTTIGFLLSVNDVLMPYLHAILGI; encoded by the coding sequence ATGACAGATGAAAATATAAACAATGAAGATGTAAAATCACAAATGATATTTAACAAGCCACCAATAATTCATTTTCAAAAACCACAACCAGACATACAAGAGAGTGAAATAACAGCAGAACAACTAGAACAACAACCTGATGAAATCATACCAATATCTGAACCATCACTTGAAATTATACCAACAGCACACATATCAGATGAAAGTGTAAAATCAGTAAGAGAAATAATTCATGAAAAAAGACCAGAAATAGTGGCAATAGAATTAGATTTTGCAAGATACAGATCACTTATGGATCAGAAAAATGGAGTGCAACGTGAAGCTGAATTTAATCTTAAAGAAACATTAAAATCATCAAATCTAATTGTAACAATAGTAACAGCACTACTTTCACATATGCAGGCAAAAATGGGAGAAGAAGTAGGAGTAAAGCCTGGATCTGAAATGATGGAAGCAATAGAAATAGCAAAAGAAGTAAATGCAGATGTTGCACTAATTGATCGTGGACTTCAAACAACACTAAAGCGCACAATCAATGCAATGACATTTCGTGAAAAAATATCATTTGGATGGGAAATTCTAAAATCACTCTTTATCATGGATGATGCAGATGAAGAAGAATTCAGAGAAGAAATTGAGGAATTAAAACAAGATGATATGATACAAGAGGCAATGGGATACTTCAAAGAAGCAACACCAGGAGGATATAATGCACTTGTACATGAACGTGATGCATACATGGCATACTATCTTAAAAGTCTTGAAGATAAAAATGTAGTAGCAGTAGTAGGTGCAGGACATAAAAGTGGAATAAAGGAGTATCTTGAAAATCCGGAGACGATACCCCCCATTGCAGAGATAGACCATGTTAAAGAGTCTAAATATTCAATAACACAGATAATACTAGCATTAATTCCAATAATATTTGTTCTATTATTCATTGGAGCATATATAAATGGTGTAAATATACAAGGAGGAATTATAAATTACCTAATATTTGCAGGAGGAGGAGCATTTCTTGGATCAATACTATCAGGATCAAAGATACAATCAGCACTAGTAGGACTAATTGCTGCACCAATAACAGTACTTCATCCACTTCTTGCAGCTGGATGGTTTTCAGGAATAGCTGAAGGAAAACTAAGACATGTATCAATGCATGATTTAACAGCATTTCCAAGTTGTGAATCATTCAAAGAATTATGGCAAAATAAGCTATTTCGTGTAATAATAGTAGTTCTTGGAACAAACATTGGAACAACAATAGGATTCCTATTATCTGTAAATGATGTACTAATGCCATATCTACATGCAATATTAGGAATATAA